In Aegilops tauschii subsp. strangulata cultivar AL8/78 chromosome 3, Aet v6.0, whole genome shotgun sequence, one genomic interval encodes:
- the LOC109786782 gene encoding rust resistance kinase Lr10 isoform X4, which translates to MWRTRHRVINVTPLVEPATQCPLQKLISTNLATDVYELPPSPTTLVRCSSEFIPADPHSVAGPAACLSNNATQFWYLAAAAYAYIYDLPRDCEAVFRGIPIPYSYDVDGPNIGNEFVFNKKASTVINFGETTFTWHLSNLTDVCQQCEHEGRHCGFSSRSRQAFCQPRGTHVIPIAASSVAAFIALSLVVAATLYLSLKSRYNEEINNKVEMFLKAYGTSKPTRYTFPEVKKIARRFKDKLGQGGFGSVYKGELQNGVPVAVKMLESSTGEGEEFINEVATIGLIHHANIVRLLGFCSEGMRRALIYEFMPNESLEKYIFPHVSNISRQLLSPKKMLDIALGIARGMEYLHQGCNQRILHFDIKPHNILLDYNFNPKISDFGLAKLCARDQSIITLTAARGTMGYIAPELYSRNFGGVSYKSDVYSFGMLVLEMVSGRRNSDPSVENQDEVYLPEWIYERVISGHECELILDMTAEDKEKMRQLTIVALWCIQWNPKNRPSMTKVVNMLTGRLQNLQIPPKPFISSGNHPMP; encoded by the exons ATGTGGCGCACCAG ACACCGTGTCATCAACGTCACCCCGCTTGTGGAACCAGCGACACAGTGCCCACTTCAGAAGCTCATCTCAACAAATTTAGCAACTGATGTGTACGAACTACCTCCATCACCAACGACCCTGGTACGTTGTTCAAGCGAATTCATACCTGCAGATCCACACAGTGTAGCTGGCCCAGCTGCTTGTCTCAGTAACAACGCAACCCAGTTCTGGTATTTGGCGGCGGCAGCTTATGCATACATATATGATCTACCACGTGACTGTGAGGCCGTTTTTAGAGGCATTCCAATACCCTACAGCTATGATGTAGATGGCCCAAACATAGGAAACGAGTTTGTCTTCAACAAAAAAGCGAGTACAGTCATCAATTTTGGTGAAACAACATTCACTTGGCACCTCAGTAACCTTACCGATGTCTGCCAACAATGTGAACATGAAGGTCGACACTGTGGATTCAGTTCACGCAGCCGTCAAGCATTCTGCCAGCCCCGTG GCACGCATGTCATCCCAATTGCAG CATCATCTGTAGCTGCATTTATAGCTCTTTCATTGGTGGTAGCCGCAACGCTCTACCTCTCCTTAAAGTCAAGGTATAATGAAGAGATAAATAACAAGGTCGAAATGTTTCTCAAGGCATATGGCACATCGAAACCCACAAGGTACACTTTCCCCGAAGTTAAGAAGATAGCAAGACGGTTCAAGGATAAACTCGGCCAGGGTGGATTTGGAAGTGTATACAAAGGCGAGCTACAAAATGGAGTTCCTGTGGCAGTCAAGATGCTAGAGAGCTCTACAGGAGAGGGGGAGGAATTCATCAATGAAGTTGCAACCATTGGACTGATCCACCATGCAAATATCGTCCGTCTTTTGGGCTTTTGCTCCGAAGGAATGAGACGGGCTCTTATTTACGAATTCATGCCTAACGAGTCACTGGAGAAATACATATTCCCACATGTTTCCAATATTTCTCGACAACTCCTATCACCAAAAAAAATGCTAGATATTGCTTTAGGCATTGCCCGAGGGATGGAATACCTGCACCAAGGCTGCAACCAGCGCATCCTCCACTTTGACATCAAGCCACATAACATCCTGCTGGACTACAACTTCAACCCAAAGATCTCAGACTTTGGCCTTGCAAAGCTGTGTGCAAGGGACCAGAGCATCATTACCTTAACTGCAGCAAGAGGCACCATGGGATACATCGCACCAGAGCTATACTCTCGGAACTTTGGAGGGGTTTCGTACAAGTCAGATGTGTACAGTTTCGGCATGCTTGTGTTGGAAATGGTCAGTGGAAGGAGGAACTCAGATCCAAGTGTTGAGAACCAGGACGAGGTATATCTCCCGGAGTGGATCTACGAGAGAGTAATCAGTGGGCATGAATGTGAGCTCATTTTAGATATGACAGCAGAAGACAAAGAAAAGATGAGGCAGCTGACTATTGTGGCCCTGTGGTGTATCCAGTGGAACCCGAAGAACCGGCCTTCAATGACAAAGGTGGTAAACATGTTAACCGGGAGGCTGCAGAATCTACAGATCCCACCTAAGCCGTTCATCTCATCTGGAAATCATCCTATGCCCTAA
- the LOC109786782 gene encoding rust resistance kinase Lr10 isoform X3 — protein sequence MWRTRHRVINVTPLVEPATQCPLQKLISTNLATDVYELPPSPTTLVRCSSEFIPADPHSVAGPAACLSNNATQFWYLAAAAYAYIYDLPRDCEAVFRGIPIPYSYDVDGPNIGNEFVFNKKASTVINFGETTFTWHLSNLTDVCQQCEHEGRHCGFSSRSRQAFCQPRGTHVIPIAAASSVAAFIALSLVVAATLYLSLKSRYNEEINNKVEMFLKAYGTSKPTRYTFPEVKKIARRFKDKLGQGGFGSVYKGELQNGVPVAVKMLESSTGEGEEFINEVATIGLIHHANIVRLLGFCSEGMRRALIYEFMPNESLEKYIFPHVSNISRQLLSPKKMLDIALGIARGMEYLHQGCNQRILHFDIKPHNILLDYNFNPKISDFGLAKLCARDQSIITLTAARGTMGYIAPELYSRNFGGVSYKSDVYSFGMLVLEMVSGRRNSDPSVENQDEVYLPEWIYERVISGHECELILDMTAEDKEKMRQLTIVALWCIQWNPKNRPSMTKVVNMLTGRLQNLQIPPKPFISSGNHPMP from the exons ATGTGGCGCACCAG ACACCGTGTCATCAACGTCACCCCGCTTGTGGAACCAGCGACACAGTGCCCACTTCAGAAGCTCATCTCAACAAATTTAGCAACTGATGTGTACGAACTACCTCCATCACCAACGACCCTGGTACGTTGTTCAAGCGAATTCATACCTGCAGATCCACACAGTGTAGCTGGCCCAGCTGCTTGTCTCAGTAACAACGCAACCCAGTTCTGGTATTTGGCGGCGGCAGCTTATGCATACATATATGATCTACCACGTGACTGTGAGGCCGTTTTTAGAGGCATTCCAATACCCTACAGCTATGATGTAGATGGCCCAAACATAGGAAACGAGTTTGTCTTCAACAAAAAAGCGAGTACAGTCATCAATTTTGGTGAAACAACATTCACTTGGCACCTCAGTAACCTTACCGATGTCTGCCAACAATGTGAACATGAAGGTCGACACTGTGGATTCAGTTCACGCAGCCGTCAAGCATTCTGCCAGCCCCGTG GCACGCATGTCATCCCAATTGCAG CAGCATCATCTGTAGCTGCATTTATAGCTCTTTCATTGGTGGTAGCCGCAACGCTCTACCTCTCCTTAAAGTCAAGGTATAATGAAGAGATAAATAACAAGGTCGAAATGTTTCTCAAGGCATATGGCACATCGAAACCCACAAGGTACACTTTCCCCGAAGTTAAGAAGATAGCAAGACGGTTCAAGGATAAACTCGGCCAGGGTGGATTTGGAAGTGTATACAAAGGCGAGCTACAAAATGGAGTTCCTGTGGCAGTCAAGATGCTAGAGAGCTCTACAGGAGAGGGGGAGGAATTCATCAATGAAGTTGCAACCATTGGACTGATCCACCATGCAAATATCGTCCGTCTTTTGGGCTTTTGCTCCGAAGGAATGAGACGGGCTCTTATTTACGAATTCATGCCTAACGAGTCACTGGAGAAATACATATTCCCACATGTTTCCAATATTTCTCGACAACTCCTATCACCAAAAAAAATGCTAGATATTGCTTTAGGCATTGCCCGAGGGATGGAATACCTGCACCAAGGCTGCAACCAGCGCATCCTCCACTTTGACATCAAGCCACATAACATCCTGCTGGACTACAACTTCAACCCAAAGATCTCAGACTTTGGCCTTGCAAAGCTGTGTGCAAGGGACCAGAGCATCATTACCTTAACTGCAGCAAGAGGCACCATGGGATACATCGCACCAGAGCTATACTCTCGGAACTTTGGAGGGGTTTCGTACAAGTCAGATGTGTACAGTTTCGGCATGCTTGTGTTGGAAATGGTCAGTGGAAGGAGGAACTCAGATCCAAGTGTTGAGAACCAGGACGAGGTATATCTCCCGGAGTGGATCTACGAGAGAGTAATCAGTGGGCATGAATGTGAGCTCATTTTAGATATGACAGCAGAAGACAAAGAAAAGATGAGGCAGCTGACTATTGTGGCCCTGTGGTGTATCCAGTGGAACCCGAAGAACCGGCCTTCAATGACAAAGGTGGTAAACATGTTAACCGGGAGGCTGCAGAATCTACAGATCCCACCTAAGCCGTTCATCTCATCTGGAAATCATCCTATGCCCTAA
- the LOC109786782 gene encoding rust resistance kinase Lr10 isoform X1, producing the protein MDLLKFLVTPLLLSLLTHQTYVGGASDDEDFSKQCSSHMCSKHGPEIRFPFRLSTHPPSCGAPGMQLSCSGDDTILDHPVLGSCKVTEIYYRHRVINVTPLVEPATQCPLQKLISTNLATDVYELPPSPTTLVRCSSEFIPADPHSVAGPAACLSNNATQFWYLAAAAYAYIYDLPRDCEAVFRGIPIPYSYDVDGPNIGNEFVFNKKASTVINFGETTFTWHLSNLTDVCQQCEHEGRHCGFSSRSRQAFCQPRGTHVIPIAAASSVAAFIALSLVVAATLYLSLKSRYNEEINNKVEMFLKAYGTSKPTRYTFPEVKKIARRFKDKLGQGGFGSVYKGELQNGVPVAVKMLESSTGEGEEFINEVATIGLIHHANIVRLLGFCSEGMRRALIYEFMPNESLEKYIFPHVSNISRQLLSPKKMLDIALGIARGMEYLHQGCNQRILHFDIKPHNILLDYNFNPKISDFGLAKLCARDQSIITLTAARGTMGYIAPELYSRNFGGVSYKSDVYSFGMLVLEMVSGRRNSDPSVENQDEVYLPEWIYERVISGHECELILDMTAEDKEKMRQLTIVALWCIQWNPKNRPSMTKVVNMLTGRLQNLQIPPKPFISSGNHPMP; encoded by the exons ATGGACTTGCTTAAATTTCTTGTCACGCCGCTACTGCTATCTCTTCTCACCCATCAAACCTATGTGGGCGGAGCATCAGATGATGAAGATTTCTCCAAACAATGTTCATCTCACATGTGCAGCAAACATGGACCTGAGATCCGGTTCCCGTTCCGGCTGTCAACTCACCCACCATCATGTGGCGCACCAGGTATGCAGTTATCGTGCTCCGGGGATGACACAATCCTGGATCACCCTGTTCTTGGCTCCTGCAAAGTGACCGAGATCTATTACAGACACCGTGTCATCAACGTCACCCCGCTTGTGGAACCAGCGACACAGTGCCCACTTCAGAAGCTCATCTCAACAAATTTAGCAACTGATGTGTACGAACTACCTCCATCACCAACGACCCTGGTACGTTGTTCAAGCGAATTCATACCTGCAGATCCACACAGTGTAGCTGGCCCAGCTGCTTGTCTCAGTAACAACGCAACCCAGTTCTGGTATTTGGCGGCGGCAGCTTATGCATACATATATGATCTACCACGTGACTGTGAGGCCGTTTTTAGAGGCATTCCAATACCCTACAGCTATGATGTAGATGGCCCAAACATAGGAAACGAGTTTGTCTTCAACAAAAAAGCGAGTACAGTCATCAATTTTGGTGAAACAACATTCACTTGGCACCTCAGTAACCTTACCGATGTCTGCCAACAATGTGAACATGAAGGTCGACACTGTGGATTCAGTTCACGCAGCCGTCAAGCATTCTGCCAGCCCCGTG GCACGCATGTCATCCCAATTGCAG CAGCATCATCTGTAGCTGCATTTATAGCTCTTTCATTGGTGGTAGCCGCAACGCTCTACCTCTCCTTAAAGTCAAGGTATAATGAAGAGATAAATAACAAGGTCGAAATGTTTCTCAAGGCATATGGCACATCGAAACCCACAAGGTACACTTTCCCCGAAGTTAAGAAGATAGCAAGACGGTTCAAGGATAAACTCGGCCAGGGTGGATTTGGAAGTGTATACAAAGGCGAGCTACAAAATGGAGTTCCTGTGGCAGTCAAGATGCTAGAGAGCTCTACAGGAGAGGGGGAGGAATTCATCAATGAAGTTGCAACCATTGGACTGATCCACCATGCAAATATCGTCCGTCTTTTGGGCTTTTGCTCCGAAGGAATGAGACGGGCTCTTATTTACGAATTCATGCCTAACGAGTCACTGGAGAAATACATATTCCCACATGTTTCCAATATTTCTCGACAACTCCTATCACCAAAAAAAATGCTAGATATTGCTTTAGGCATTGCCCGAGGGATGGAATACCTGCACCAAGGCTGCAACCAGCGCATCCTCCACTTTGACATCAAGCCACATAACATCCTGCTGGACTACAACTTCAACCCAAAGATCTCAGACTTTGGCCTTGCAAAGCTGTGTGCAAGGGACCAGAGCATCATTACCTTAACTGCAGCAAGAGGCACCATGGGATACATCGCACCAGAGCTATACTCTCGGAACTTTGGAGGGGTTTCGTACAAGTCAGATGTGTACAGTTTCGGCATGCTTGTGTTGGAAATGGTCAGTGGAAGGAGGAACTCAGATCCAAGTGTTGAGAACCAGGACGAGGTATATCTCCCGGAGTGGATCTACGAGAGAGTAATCAGTGGGCATGAATGTGAGCTCATTTTAGATATGACAGCAGAAGACAAAGAAAAGATGAGGCAGCTGACTATTGTGGCCCTGTGGTGTATCCAGTGGAACCCGAAGAACCGGCCTTCAATGACAAAGGTGGTAAACATGTTAACCGGGAGGCTGCAGAATCTACAGATCCCACCTAAGCCGTTCATCTCATCTGGAAATCATCCTATGCCCTAA
- the LOC109786782 gene encoding rust resistance kinase Lr10 isoform X2 yields MDLLKFLVTPLLLSLLTHQTYVGGASDDEDFSKQCSSHMCSKHGPEIRFPFRLSTHPPSCGAPGMQLSCSGDDTILDHPVLGSCKVTEIYYRHRVINVTPLVEPATQCPLQKLISTNLATDVYELPPSPTTLVRCSSEFIPADPHSVAGPAACLSNNATQFWYLAAAAYAYIYDLPRDCEAVFRGIPIPYSYDVDGPNIGNEFVFNKKASTVINFGETTFTWHLSNLTDVCQQCEHEGRHCGFSSRSRQAFCQPRGTHVIPIAASSVAAFIALSLVVAATLYLSLKSRYNEEINNKVEMFLKAYGTSKPTRYTFPEVKKIARRFKDKLGQGGFGSVYKGELQNGVPVAVKMLESSTGEGEEFINEVATIGLIHHANIVRLLGFCSEGMRRALIYEFMPNESLEKYIFPHVSNISRQLLSPKKMLDIALGIARGMEYLHQGCNQRILHFDIKPHNILLDYNFNPKISDFGLAKLCARDQSIITLTAARGTMGYIAPELYSRNFGGVSYKSDVYSFGMLVLEMVSGRRNSDPSVENQDEVYLPEWIYERVISGHECELILDMTAEDKEKMRQLTIVALWCIQWNPKNRPSMTKVVNMLTGRLQNLQIPPKPFISSGNHPMP; encoded by the exons ATGGACTTGCTTAAATTTCTTGTCACGCCGCTACTGCTATCTCTTCTCACCCATCAAACCTATGTGGGCGGAGCATCAGATGATGAAGATTTCTCCAAACAATGTTCATCTCACATGTGCAGCAAACATGGACCTGAGATCCGGTTCCCGTTCCGGCTGTCAACTCACCCACCATCATGTGGCGCACCAGGTATGCAGTTATCGTGCTCCGGGGATGACACAATCCTGGATCACCCTGTTCTTGGCTCCTGCAAAGTGACCGAGATCTATTACAGACACCGTGTCATCAACGTCACCCCGCTTGTGGAACCAGCGACACAGTGCCCACTTCAGAAGCTCATCTCAACAAATTTAGCAACTGATGTGTACGAACTACCTCCATCACCAACGACCCTGGTACGTTGTTCAAGCGAATTCATACCTGCAGATCCACACAGTGTAGCTGGCCCAGCTGCTTGTCTCAGTAACAACGCAACCCAGTTCTGGTATTTGGCGGCGGCAGCTTATGCATACATATATGATCTACCACGTGACTGTGAGGCCGTTTTTAGAGGCATTCCAATACCCTACAGCTATGATGTAGATGGCCCAAACATAGGAAACGAGTTTGTCTTCAACAAAAAAGCGAGTACAGTCATCAATTTTGGTGAAACAACATTCACTTGGCACCTCAGTAACCTTACCGATGTCTGCCAACAATGTGAACATGAAGGTCGACACTGTGGATTCAGTTCACGCAGCCGTCAAGCATTCTGCCAGCCCCGTG GCACGCATGTCATCCCAATTGCAG CATCATCTGTAGCTGCATTTATAGCTCTTTCATTGGTGGTAGCCGCAACGCTCTACCTCTCCTTAAAGTCAAGGTATAATGAAGAGATAAATAACAAGGTCGAAATGTTTCTCAAGGCATATGGCACATCGAAACCCACAAGGTACACTTTCCCCGAAGTTAAGAAGATAGCAAGACGGTTCAAGGATAAACTCGGCCAGGGTGGATTTGGAAGTGTATACAAAGGCGAGCTACAAAATGGAGTTCCTGTGGCAGTCAAGATGCTAGAGAGCTCTACAGGAGAGGGGGAGGAATTCATCAATGAAGTTGCAACCATTGGACTGATCCACCATGCAAATATCGTCCGTCTTTTGGGCTTTTGCTCCGAAGGAATGAGACGGGCTCTTATTTACGAATTCATGCCTAACGAGTCACTGGAGAAATACATATTCCCACATGTTTCCAATATTTCTCGACAACTCCTATCACCAAAAAAAATGCTAGATATTGCTTTAGGCATTGCCCGAGGGATGGAATACCTGCACCAAGGCTGCAACCAGCGCATCCTCCACTTTGACATCAAGCCACATAACATCCTGCTGGACTACAACTTCAACCCAAAGATCTCAGACTTTGGCCTTGCAAAGCTGTGTGCAAGGGACCAGAGCATCATTACCTTAACTGCAGCAAGAGGCACCATGGGATACATCGCACCAGAGCTATACTCTCGGAACTTTGGAGGGGTTTCGTACAAGTCAGATGTGTACAGTTTCGGCATGCTTGTGTTGGAAATGGTCAGTGGAAGGAGGAACTCAGATCCAAGTGTTGAGAACCAGGACGAGGTATATCTCCCGGAGTGGATCTACGAGAGAGTAATCAGTGGGCATGAATGTGAGCTCATTTTAGATATGACAGCAGAAGACAAAGAAAAGATGAGGCAGCTGACTATTGTGGCCCTGTGGTGTATCCAGTGGAACCCGAAGAACCGGCCTTCAATGACAAAGGTGGTAAACATGTTAACCGGGAGGCTGCAGAATCTACAGATCCCACCTAAGCCGTTCATCTCATCTGGAAATCATCCTATGCCCTAA